The Arachis hypogaea cultivar Tifrunner chromosome 14, arahy.Tifrunner.gnm2.J5K5, whole genome shotgun sequence genome has a segment encoding these proteins:
- the LOC112744393 gene encoding RGG repeats nuclear RNA binding protein A, protein MTTMNPFDLLKDDTEDPSQLIANEQLKAAAAAATAVPPKKGAAAAPQKGGQQNKPAQLPTKPTPPGQAVREAKNEASRGGRGGGRGGGRGGGRGRGFNRDFSNDEGSFPASGAPATQSGFEEGDGGRTSDRRGGYGGRGPYRGGRRGEFSNGEAGEEGRPRRTYERRSGTGRGNEFKREGAGRGNWGTQSDEIAQVTDEVVNEAEKNLGEEKPAGEDVADVNKESLAEEAEQKEPEDKEMTLEEYQKVLEEKRKALQAVKTEERKVDIKEFASMQPLSNKKDNNDIFIKLGSDKDRRKEALEREERSKKAVSINEFLKPADGEVYYRGRGPRPRGPKGSYRGNSNNAQAPSIEDPGHFPTLGGN, encoded by the exons ATGACTACCATGAACCCCTTTGATTTGTTGAAAGATGATACTGAGGATCCTTCTCAGCTCATCGCCAACGAGCAGCTCAAGGCTGCTGCTGCTGCCGCCACCGCCGTTCCGCCCAAGAAAGGGGCGGCGGCGGCTCCGCAGAAAGGAGGGCAGCAAAATAAGCCAGCTCAGCTCCCTACCAAGCCTACTCCTCCTGGTCAAGCTG TGAGGGAGGCAAAAAATGAGGCTTCTCGCGGAGGCCGTGGAGGTGGACGAGGTGGTGGGCGTGGAGGTGGACGGGGTCGTGGTTTTAACCGTGACTTTTCAAATGATGAGGGCTCATTCCCAGCCTCTGGAGCCCCTGCTACTCAAAGTGGTTTTGAGGAAGGAGATGGTGGGAGGACCTCAGATAGACGAGGCGGTTATGGTGGGCGAGGCCCTTACCGTGGTGGTCGCCGGGGAGAGTTCAGCAATGGGGAAGCTGGAGAAGAAGGAAGGCCAAGAAGAACATATGAACGCCGCAGTGGGACTGGACGCGG AAATGAGTTTAAGCGTGAAGGTGCTGGACGAGGAAACTGGGGAACACAGTCTGATGAAATTGCTCA GGTAACTGATGAAGTCGTGAATGAAGCTGAAAAGAATTTGGGCGAGGAGAAGCCTGCTGGTGAAGATGTGGCTGATGTAAACAAGGAGAGTCTTGCTGAAGAAGCTGAACAAAAAGAGCCTGAGGATAAG GAGATGACTCTGGAGGAGTATCAGAAAGTGCTGGAAGAGAAAAGAAAGGCCCTTCAAGCAGTAAAGACCGAGGAGAGAAAGGTTGATATCAAAGAATTTGCATCCATGCAGCCCCTATCAAACAAGAAAGACAACAATGACATCTTCATTAAATTG GGATCTGATAAGGATAGGCGCAAAGAAGCATTGGAGAGGGAGGAGAGATCCAAGAAG GCTGTAAGCATTAACGAGTTTCTGAAGCCAGCTGATGGGGAAGTCTACTATCGTGGGCGTGGCCCCCGCCCCCGTGGTCCAAAGGGTAGCTACCGTGGCAACTCCAACAATGCACAAGCTCCCTCCATTGAAGACCCTGGTCATTTCCCAACTTTGGGTGGCAACTGA